Below is a genomic region from Trichocoleus desertorum ATA4-8-CV12.
GAGGAGCCATCCAAGCGCGGATGCCCTCGTTCAGCAAGATGTTCTTCGTGTAGAACGTCTCAAATTCAGGGTCCTCCGCTGCGCGAATCTCTTGCGACACGAAGTCGTAAGCTCGCAGGTTCAGCGCCAGAC
It encodes:
- a CDS encoding photosystem II protein D2, producing the protein LALNLRAYDFVSQEIRAAEDPEFETFYTKNILLNEGIRAWMAPQDQPHENFVFPEEVLPRGNAL